Part of the Uloborus diversus isolate 005 chromosome 9, Udiv.v.3.1, whole genome shotgun sequence genome is shown below.
GTTATTCTCTTTGGTAACTGATAAATTGTATGATcatcattaaaattaagaaagtCCAACATTGCCAGATATTTTTGATTTCTCTATAAGTGCAAAgggttattaaattttaataacatgataataaataatgattaagaattaagaaaacattgaaaagcaacacaatttaaatttaacaagagagtttttttctttctctcattaaaattattataatatgataaaattgttaagtaacagtttcaattaattttgaattatactatactgtaactttcattcaatatatgacaaaaaaagtttgatttctaaTTATCAAACATTTGAATTTGTTTCCTATTAGTTGCTGAACATTGAAGTATTCGATAGAACCCAATATACGTTTTATCCACCAAAAACGCAGCatgaatattcggtgcatctctataAATGAATATGTTGATTCTTTTCATTTAAGGaacaatttataaaacaaaatagcacATTTAAATTGCTCATTACATACAATTGTGTGTGAAATACTTGAAGTGAAAATAGAGCTTTTTTTACGACGAGATGTTTATTCGGAGATTgataattgaaatcaaattaaaatacattaaataacaattaataaaacatgtgtatttgctgtaaattttaaaatattagtctctgTCACATGGTAATTTCATCTTCGATAATGCATGTAAACaactaaaacaagaaaaaatgtctGAAGTTTTTTGAATCTAGAATTAAAAGTCATATAGTATGAATTAACTAGTCGATGTTGATAAAGAAAATGTTCTAGTCCAACCAAAGCGTTATTTGCATTTCCTTTGGGAATGTAAAAGATTATGATTCATATACAATCGTTTTATTTCTATTAGttgatcaatttaaaaatattttacgaaacattataaaatatttgatattgcaataaagttttaattgaattgaatTATGTAATAGTTCTATTGCATCATAGCCATAATTTTACTCATTAACATAGatctggattttcattttgtccaaTATCTTTTGCTGTTCTAGACCTTTTACAAAAAACTCGACAAAATACCACCCGCAATTACAGAAGCCTTAATTTTTAGGATGACATGACTTCTTCTGTACTAAGCATTCCTTCAGAAGCAGTGTCGGTCGAATCGGGATCAAAATGAATTATCAAGTTATCAACAGCAGTATCGCACATTCCATCAAGTTCCCACATTAGTTCTTCTTCTTTAATAATGTGACCAACGCAGTTCTTCCACGTTTCATCTGAGACATTATCAATAGCTTTTTTTGTCAGCTCTTccacttctttttctttaaatgttctgTTTTCTGCTGCCACCTTCCCTTTGACAACACTCCATATGTTTTCAATGGGATTCAGCTCACAGTGATAAGGGGGAAGCCGCAAAACAGTATGACCATGAAGAGCCGCTATCCTATCAACCCGGTACTCCTCATACTTGCTGCGGACATTTTGTACAAGATTCAAAAGTTCAGCTTTCAGCATATCCGAgttccaagcgatattttttgATGTCAGCCATCGTCGAATGTCATCTTTTTTGGTGGAAGTGTTGGGAATGTTTTCCACAAAAACACTGTGGTATGAAGCATTGTCGATAACTATAATACTGTTGGGGTCAAGGTTTGgcagcaatttatttttaaaccattgtTCATAGTAATCTCCATTCATTTCTTCATGATAATCTCCTTTGCTTTTTTTTGCCTTGAATACATCAGCAGCTCCTTTCACAAAGCCTTTCTCACTTCCAGCATGAGTAATTATTAACCTGGATCCTTTTCCTGTAGGAGCTTTTAATCCCATTGAGAGGCCAGACATAAATGCTTCTTTCGGCCTCTTGATGAAAGTGTCCTGCCACACTGTTTGCTTTGTGTGGCCAAAATTCACCCAGGTTTCATCTGTATAGTACACAGTCCTTCCTTCATTTCGGTAGTGGCGAATTTGCCTCAAATATTTTCGTCTCCAGACTTGGATGTCTTCCCTCTCTATCAGCATAGAATTCCTTGATCTCTTCTTGTACACAAACCCTAAATCTTGCATCAATCTTCTTGTTGTGGCGATTGTCAAATTTGGTAGGTCAGTGTCCTCGTTAATAGTCTTCATGACTTTCGCCACCGTTGGTATttcgtttcttttaaaaaacaaatgcactttCCTTCGAATGGCAGACAGGACGAAGTCGTCGAACTTTTGCATTCGCGTTGCTTTGCCTTTTCTTGCGGGCCTTTTTCTCCCAGGTGTAGAAAAAGAGCCTtggatcttaaattcattttgcatTCGTAAGATGCTGCGGGTTGAAACACCTGTCAAGTCCGAAGTTTTGTCCAAAATTTCAGTGACAGAATCGTTGGGATTCCTTACTTGCAATTTATGAAACACATTCATAACTATAGTCTTTGCAGAGCTCTTCAAAGCGCTGCCTTGCTTGTGTGGCTGAAACACATAGCTCAATTTTGGCGTCGTAGATTCCATTATCAatgatacaaaaatagaaaaacgagCAAGTAAGATAGAaaataaaacgagcgaaaatagTGAACTACAGCGGACGACGAGCGAACGAGAGTGGAGCACTTGAGCAAAATCGCGCCAAACGCAGAATATCCGGAGATCGCCAACTGTTTGTGAGCTCTGATTGGCTGGTTCGTTCAGTTGCAAATGAATGTATGGATCCGCGCTGCaccgctcttaaaattgaaaatatttaacgattcacagaaattatgacaaaaaaatgtcccttttgcgtcggtttaactaactaatccgatttcgaaagcaaagtgcgtaatttcccccgattatctggcaaagcgcaaggaactatttccttcacttggccgcagctcatttctccatagccaagaaaacttgcaatcgagtatattataatgaactttgttttcaaacacaggttgcaagcagcagcattgcgctccgcaaagagcagcactgcgaaattctcgccaatCATTTTTGGTAGCTTTCGAATTTCGATAATGCACTGTAACTgagggtttcaaaattcgcttcccggcgcccaaagttcccggcgcccaaaatgctcggcgcctcAAATACTCAGCGCCCGAAGTTCCCGGCTCCCAAaatactcggcgcccaaagttcccggcgcccaatatgcggcgcccaatttacggcgcccaatatgcggcgcccaatttacggcgcccaatatgcggcgcccaatttacggcgcccaatctgcggcgcccaatcttcctagaccgaatCATACCAGACCCATCAATCGAAGTTTTTCTGGGGCTTTTTATGATTACTTGGATTATTTCAAGGTAAAATAAACCagtattaaaatttacatttagtatatttaataaattgaaataatttttttattttcacgtaaaaaaatccgaattgattttattggaaaaaaaaagaggagagttaattcgataaaaaaaaaaaaaaaaaaaaaaaaaaaaaaaaaaaaagattttttttcatacaaatactATATGTTTTTCGAACCCTTCTTAACGCCCAAATGCTTGAATCTCTTGTAAAAGCGATCTtggattgcttatttttttcattcaatcgcTGTTTAACATTCGCTCCTTTATCGAAAGGTAGAGGGAGGTAATTAGGAGAAAGGCTACcacattgttaaaattaaaaaaaaaaaaaaaataaaaaattaatttgaattttgacatcttgaactcaaattatgtttttcgcaatcacaagtgtgtgtatgtaggcgtgtgtgtttgtgtgtgggggtatgtgtgtttgtgtgtaggggtatgtgtatgtgtgtgtaggtttgtgtgtttgtctgtgtgctggcataagtgtgtgggtagttgtgtatatgaatgtgtgtgtgtgtgggggggggtatgtgtatgtgtgtgtaggcatatgtgtttgtgtcagtgtgcaggcatgaatgtgtgggtagttgtgtgtatgtgtgtgtgcgtgtgtgtagctgcgtatgtgcgcgtgtgtgtaggacatggatgcaacctggagacggctttcgctacaggagcagca
Proteins encoded:
- the LOC129230191 gene encoding uncharacterized protein LOC129230191; the protein is MKTINEDTDLPNLTIATTRRLMQDLGFVYKKRSRNSMLIEREDIQVWRRKYLRQIRHYRNEGRTVYYTDETWVNFGHTKQTVWQDTFIKRPKEAFMSGLSMGLKAPTGKGSRLIITHAGSEKGFVKGAADVFKAKKSKGDYHEEMNGDYYEQWFKNKLLPNLDPNSIIVIDNASYHSVFVENIPNTSTKKDDIRRWLTSKNIAWNSDMLKAELLNLVQNVRSKYEEYRVDRIAALHGHTVLRLPPYHCELNPIENIWSVVKGKVAAENRTFKEKEVEELTKKAIDNVSDETWKNCVGHIIKEEELMWELDGMCDTAVDNLIIHFDPDSTDTASEGMLSTEEVMSS